The sequence below is a genomic window from Spiroplasma gladiatoris.
AAGTATTATTATTAGACGTTACTCCTTTAACATTAGGAATTGAAACAATGGGTGGAGTTATGACACCATTAATTAATAGAAATACAACAATACCAACAGAAAAATCACAAGTATTTTCTACAGCGGTTGATAATCAACCAGCAGTTGACATCAATGTTTTACAAGGTGAAAGACCAATGGCTGCTGACAATAAATCATTAGGACAATTCCAATTAACAGGAATTAAACCTGCACCAAGAGGAGTGCCTCAAATTGAAGTTACATTTAAAATTGATGTTAACGGAATAGTTTCTGTAACTGCAAAAGATAAACAAACTAACGAAGAAAAAAGTATTACTATTTCAAACTCAGGAGCTTTAAGCGATGCTGAAATTGAAAAAATGATTAAAGAAGCAGAAGAAAATGCAGAAGCAGATAGCAAAAAACGTAAAAATATGGAATTAAAAAATAAAGCAGAATCATATTTAAATATTATTGAAGAATCAATGAAAGAAAGTGCTGATAAAGTTTCTGAAGATCAAAAAAAACAATCAGAAGAACTAGCAAAATCAATTCGTGAATTAATTGCAAAAGAAGATTATGAAGCTTTAGAGAAAAAAATGGAAGAGCTTGAAGGAGCTATGAAAATGGCTTCAGAAATGGCTGCTCAACAAGTAAATCAAAATAACGAACAACCAACAGATGATAAAAAAGATGATTCAGAAAAAAAATAATTTATACAAAAATAAACAACTAAGTTTAGTTGTTTTTTGTAAAATAGGTGAGGTGCAATATGGCTAAACGTGATTATTATGAAGTCCTTGGAGTTAGTAAGAATGCATCAGAAGATGAAATAAAAAAAGCTTATCGTAAGTTAGCAAAAAAATATCATCCTGATGTTAATAAAAACCATGACGCAGAAGAAAAATTTAAAGAAGCAACCGAAGCTTGTGAGGTGCTATTAGATCCAGAAAAAAGAAAAACTTATGACCAATTTGGTCATGATGGTTTACAAGGAATGGGTCAAGGTGGTTTTGGTGACTTTGGTAGTTTTGGTGACTTTTTCTCAAACATGTCTGGAAGTGGCGGGGGAACAGGAGACTTTTTCTCAGATATTTTCTCAAGCTTTTTTGGTGGAAAATCTAGATCAAGTGGATTTGGTGGTTCTAAAAATTCATCAGGACCAACACCTTCAAGAGGAAAAGATATAATATTAGAAATGCATCTTACTTTAAAAGAAATATTATTTGGAGTTGATAAAGAAGTAGAACTTGATTTAATTTCAAAATGTAAAGATTGCAACGGAGTTGGTGCAAAAAATAAAGATGATATAAAAACTTGTGAAGTTTGTGATGGAGCAGGAATGGTAACTGTTGTCCAAGAGTTTGGATTTACAAAGTTTCAAAGTAGTCAAGCTTGTCCAAAGTGTCACGGTAATGGAAAAGAAAATAAACACCCTTGCAAAAATTGTCAAGGAAATGGTGTTAAAAAATCTAAAGAAACTATTCAAATTTCAATTCCAAAAGGTTTATCACCTGGGCAAAAAATATTATTAAAAAACTCAGGTAATGAAGGTAAAAATGGAGGTCCAAAAGGTCACATTTATGCAGATGTTTATTTAAAAGCTTCAAGAAATATTGATATTGTTAATCAATTTGACATTAAATCAAAAATTGATGTTTCTTACTTAGATGCGATTTTAAAAAACGAAGTTATTATAGATACTTTAGATGGACCTTTATCAGTTAAATTGCCTAAGTCAGTTAAAAATGGAGATGTTATTTCTGTACCAAACCATGGTCTTTATAAAGGATTAAAAAATTCTAAAAGAGGAGAATTGTTATTAGAAGTAAATATTGTGACTCCAAACGAACTTAGTTCAGAAGAAAAAAAAGCAATTGATCAATTATTAAAAGTTAATAAGTTTAAAACAACTAATGATTTAAAAGAATAGCGTTTATGCTATTTTTTTGATTTTCATTTTAATGTATAATTATAAAACAGGAGTGATATTATGGCAGAAAAAATAAAAGTATTACAAATTAATAAAAGTAACTCCAAACCTGAGTTGACTAAAAAAAAATCTTTTATTCCAGTTGAAAAAGTTTGATTTGAAAATACAGTTGAAGATGATTTAACTAATTTTGATTTAGAAAAAACAATTAATATTAAAAATAAAAACTCTGCAAAAATTTCACTTGTACAAAATGCTAACTCGCATTTTTTTGCACCAAAAGAAGAAAATGAAATAAGTTTTAAAAGCAATGACATAGGAAATAATCAATTTGACACTTTAAATATTGTTGATAGAAGAATTGTAAAAAGACCCTCTCAACTTCCACCAGATATTATTAAATTAAGACAGCTTAGTTATATAAAAGAACAAAAATTAAAAGAAATAATGCTTGATAAATTAAATGTTAATTTAAAATTTAAAAATAACTTTAAAAATTATCGATTAATTGAAGGTGAAAATAAAACTAATAATTTAGAAACATTAGAAGTTTTAGAAGATAATAAAAAAGTTAATTCAAACGAAGAATTTTTTTCAAAAGAAATTGATTTAGAAGTCAAAGATATTAAAAATGAAATTTATGAAAATAAAATCGAAAAAAATATTTTTTTACAAAATGATATACAAACTAATAAAAATGAAAATTTAGAAAAAACAAATTTTTTAAATAAAATTAACATTAACGAAAGTAATTCTAATCAACAATCAATCAACAATCAAATTTTAGATTTAGAACTAGAAGTGAAAAACTTTGAAAATAAAGTTGAAGAACTTGCTAATCATGAAGTTGCACACAATAAAGTTGAAGAACTTGCTAATCATGAAATTGCACACAATAAAGTTGAAGAACTTGCTAATCATGAGGTTGCACACAATAAAGTTGAAGAACTTGTTAATCATGAAGTTGCACACAATAAAGTTGAAGAAACTTTACATAATAATAATAACTCAAATAAAGAAATTACAGCTAGAAGCATTCCTGTGATTAACGATTTAAGTTTTAAACTTGATGACCAAACAGATGATTTAGATAGAGCTATTAGAACAAAGGTGATTAATGAAAAAAAAATCTTTAGCAATGAAGGACCATCATTTAGCAGTGAATCTTCTAATACAACAATTCTTGTAGAAAATATTGTTAAAAGCGCAAAGTCTATCAATGATTTTAATTTAGAGTCTTCAAAGTATGATGATTTTGAAGCGTGATTAAATAACTCAAAAGAAATGAAAAAAATAGCAAAAATAGCAAAAAAAGAAGAAAAAAGAATGCTTAAATTACAAAAAGGAAGCAAAAATGCAAAATAAAAAAGTAATAGTAGGTTTAAGTGGTGGGGTTGATTCATCAGTTGCTGCTGCTTTATTAAAAGAACAAGGTTATCAAGTCGAAGGCTTATTTATGAGAAATTGAGACAGTAACTTAAATAATGATATTTTAGGAAATAAATTAGAAGAAATTTGCCCCCAAGAACAAGATTATCTTGATGCAATTAAAGTAGCAGAGACTTTAAATATAAAATTACATAGGATTGATTTTGTAAAAGAGTATTGAGATTATGTATTTGAATATTTTTTAAAAGAATATCAATTAGGAAGAACTCCAAACCCAGATATTCTTTGTAATAAATATATAAAGTTTGATAAGTTTTTGAATTTTGCAATTAACAATTTAAATGCAGATTATATTGCTATGGGACATTATGCAGGTGTTAATTATAAAAATGAAAATAATAAGTATGAATTAATTAGAGCTGTTGATAATAATAAAGATCAAACATATTTTTTATGTCAATTAAATCAATTTCAACTTTCAAAAACTTTATTTCCACTACAAAGTCTAGAAAAGAGTGAAGTTAGAAATATTGCAAAAAAGTATAATTTCATTACAGCAGAAAAAAAAGATTCAACAGGAATTTGTTTTATTGGAGAGCGTTATTTTACTGACTTTTTACAAAATTATATTCCTAATCAACCAGGAAAAATTATTGATATATCAAATGGTAATATACTTGGCGAACATATTGGTGTAATGTATTACACTATTGGACAAAGGAAAGGATTAAACTTAGGAGGTCAAAAAGAACCTTACTATGTTGCTAAAAAAGATATTAAAAATAAAATTTTATATGTTTCAAAAGCAAGTGAAGATAAATATTTAAATTCTAACAGTTGTATTGTTAAAGAATTTAACTTTATTAACGAAATTACAGAATATTTTTTAGAAAATACTTTTAAATGTACCGCTAAATTTAGATATCGTCAACCTGATGTTAATGTAACTGTTAAATTACTAGATAAAAATACTTTGCAAATATTTTATAATCAAGAAGTAAGAGCTGTCACTGAGGGTCAAGAAGCAGTTTTATATTTAGATAATATTTGTCTTGGTGGTGGAGTAATTGACAAAGTTTTAACTTAATCAAACATAACTAAATAAATAGGTTAAAATCAAAATGATATATTAAGGAGATGTTTATATGTTTTTAGCAGATGGTCTTGGTGGTTTATTTGGAGGAAGTAATGTTACTACAACAATTATTTTTGCAGTAATTGTACTAGTAATAATTATTTTCATTGTAATTTCATCAATAACTAGTAAAAAAGCTCAAAAAAAAGAACAAGCTAAAAGAAAAAAAGTAGTTAAAGAAGAAATCAAAAACTACTTGTCTCAGACTCAAAATTTAAAAAATATTAAATTAGAATATGAAAAAGTTTATGCTCGTAAAGGTCCAGAGTATAAATATAGAGATGTGTTTGATGTTATTGTACAAATGTATGAGCCAAAAACTAATGAATTGATAAAAACTGCTGCTTATGAAGTTGAAGGAATGACAACAAAAGCAGATAAAAAAACTTATACAACAGCTTGACAAGTCAATAAAGAATTGGATATTGAAGATACTAAAAAACGTATTGCTATTGCGGAAAAGAAAATAAAACTTTCAAAAGAAGAATTAAAAATTATGAAAGCAGAAAGTTTAGTAAAAAGTCGTGAGGCTAAGGCTAATTTAAAAGCAAAAGAAGCTAAATTAAAAGAAGTTAGAGCAAAAGAAAAAGCAAATCCAAATGTTAGAGTTGCAAGTGAATTGAAAGCAACAACAGTTAAATTTATTCCAAAAAGAAATAAATAAATTATAATCTTTATGCTATTTAAATAACATAAAGATTTTTTTATTAATTAAAGAAGTTATTATATAAAATATTTATTTATGAAATATTTTATATAATAATAAAGAAATAGAGGGATTTATATGATTTTAAAAAATGTTGTTAAGAAAGAAGATTTTAAAAAATGATTTACATCTTGTAATAAAGAAGCTTGAATATTTCATGATATTACAAATTTTGAAAAAGCTTTGGAATTAAAAAAACAAAAAGTTTATGAATATTTTTTAAAAACTGAAATAGATGATGGAGGTTTTGATACTTCATCTGGTTTTGACCCACTAGAACTTTATAGTGAATTATTAAACAAAGAAGATCTTTCAGAGGAAGAAGAAAAACAAAAAGAAACTTTATTAAAGACCTTAGAAAGTTTTGAAGGAATTGAGTTATCACCAATGAGTGCTGAAACAATTTTAGATGGAGAAGCTGTTGGACAAGCTGCTAGAGAATATTTTATTGAAAAACTTGAATCAGAAAACATAAAAAATAAAACAAATTTTAAATACTTTGATTTTCAACAATTTGGTTACGAACTATCTGCTAACAAAACAAAAGAAATATTACTAGACAGTGATTATAAATTATTTTTCGAACCCACTTTTGAAGTTTTTAGTGGAAAACTAAGAACAAGATGCGATGTGCTTTGAAAAAATCAAGATAATCAGTTTGAAATTATAGAAGTTAAAGCCTCAACAAAAGAAAAAAAAGAACATATCTTTGACTTGCTATATCAATATATTGTGGTTAGCAAAAATTATAATATTAAGGAAGTTAAGTTATGTTTGATAAATAACGATTATTATCGAGGCTTAGAACATCCTTTAGTATTGTTAGAAAATTTAGAGGATTTAGATTCAAAAGTTGATTATGAAAAAGAAGTTAAACCATTTTTAGAAAATGATTTTGAAGTAGAAAACACAAACGAACCAGAAGATATTAATTACCAAATTTTATTTAATGTTAAAAATAGAATTACTAAAAATAAAAAAACTATAAGTTTTAAAACATTGTTTGAATGTATATTATACTCTACTAATATTGAAGATATATTATTAGATATTTCTAATTCATTTGATAACGAAAACATATTAAAAAATGATCTTTGTGGAACTTATAAAATAGATTACAAAAACTTTGATTTGAAATTAGAAGAAAATAAATATTGTAAACATGTGGTCAATTGATTTGATAAAACTGATTATACTTTATTCAATCTTCCTAGATTCAAACAAAAAGCAGCAAAATATTTTAGACAATTTGATAAACTAAATTTAGAAAGTCTAACTTTTAATGACTTAACACAATTAGAAAAGCCTAGTTTAAAAGAATACTTTAATGATGATTTAAAAAAAATAATTATTAAAACAAATACTTATTTAAAAAATAATAAAGTTTTAGATCCAACCGATGTAATTGATTTAGAAAAGCTTGATGTTTTAGAAGAAGTTTTAAGAGAATATTATGATTTCCCTTTATATATGTATGACTTTGAAACTTCAAAATGAGCTATTCCAAAATATAATAAAACAAAAAGTTATCAACAAATACCTTTTCAATTTTCTATTCATATTTTAAAAGATGAAGATTATGACTTTAATCAACCTAATAAAACTATGGATCATTATAATTTTATTGCAAGTAGCATTGAAGATCCTAGACCTGATTTTATAAAACAATTTATAATAGCTTGTTTTTCAAAAGGTCCTGGTAGGTATGTTGCTTACAATAAATCTTTTGAAAGAATGGTTTTAAAAGATTTGATGACTGCTTTTCCTAAATATCTAAAACCATTAAAATATATTTATGAAAACACAATTGATTTAATGGACTTTTTTAAAAAACCAAAGAGTAATTGATTAATTTATCATCCCGACTTTAGAGGTTCTGCTTCTATAAAAACTACTCAGCCAACTTTGGATAGTTCTTTATCTTATAAAGATTTAAAAATTAATAAAGGTGATAAAGCTAGTTCTGTTTTTAGAAGATATGCAGATCAAACCTTTAGTCAAGAACAATGAGATCAACTTTACAAAAATGATATGCTTTTATATTGTGATCGTGATACTTTAGCTATGGTTGTTGTGTTACAAAAAATAATCGAAATTGTAAAAGAAGCTAAACCAGATATAGTAGAAAGAATTAGAAAGGTGAAATTAAATGAAGTATAAAGTTATATTTTGTGGAACTCCAAATATTGCAGTTGATGTTTTAAAAGGACTAGAAAAAATTGATATAGAAATTGTTGGAGTTATAACCCAACCTGATAAATTTATTGGAAGAAAAAAAGAAATTAAGTTTTCAGAAGTAAAACAATATAGTTTAGAAAAAAAATATAAAATATTACAACCAATTAAAATTAAAGATAGTTATGAAGAAATAAAAAATTTAAAAGCAGACTTTTTAGTAACTTGTGCATTTGGTCAGTTTATTCCACAAAATATTTTAGATTTGTTTAAAAATTGTATAAATGTTCACGGATCAATTTTGCCTAAATATCGTGGTGGTAGTCCGATCCAGTATGCAATTATGAATGGAGACAAACAAACTGGTGTAACTCTTATGAAAATGATAAAACAAATGGATGCTGGAGAAATTTATGTCACAGAAAAAATTGATATATTAGATACTGATGATAGTGGAAGTCTATTTTTAAAAATGGGAAGTCTAGCAAATAAAATGATTGAAAAATACTTAATTGATATTTTTGAAAATAAAATTCAAGGAGTAAAACAAGATGAAACAAAAGCAAGTTTTGCATATAATTTATCAAATCAAGAAGAAAAAATAGATTGGTCAAAATCTAATGTTGAAATAATAAATTTCATTAAATCACAATCTCCAAGTCCCATTGCTTTTACTTTCTTAAATAACGAAAGAATAAAAATAAAAAAAGCAAGATTAATTAAAGAGGATGAAATATTTATCTCATTAATGAAAATCTTTGTGCCAGGAGAAATAATTAATTTAGACAACGAAGGTATAATAGTTCAAACAGGAGATGGAATATTAAAAGTTTTAGAATTACAAAGAGCTGGCAAAAAAATGGGAAGTGCAGGATTATATAATTTTTCAAATTCTCCTTTTTTACCTACTTCTATGTTTAAATAAATACCAATAAAAACTTTTTTTGTATATAATCAAGATAGAAAATATATAAGGAGAATATATGCTAGTAAACGATTTAAGACCAGGAACAACATTTTTATATGAAGGAAATATTTTTGTAGTATTAGACTATTCATTTTCAAAATCTGGTAGACAACAAGGAAAAGTAACTGTTAAAGTAAAAAACTTAAGAACTGGAGCAAGAGTTGAACTTACATTTACAGGTGGAGATAAAGTAGACAAAGCTATGGTTGAAAAAAAAGATATGCAATATCTTTATAATGATGGAAATAATTGTATGTTAATGAATACAGAAACTTATGATCAAGTAGAAATTGCTGCAAACAAATTAGAATGAGAGTTAAAATTTTTAGTTGAAGGAACTATGGTTAAAATGACCGAATATGAAGGAGAAGTATTAGGTATTACTATTCCTGAAAAAATTGAACTAACTATTACAGAAGCAGAACCTGCTGTTAAAGGTGATACTTCAAGTGGTGCGCAAAAAAAAGCTATTTTAGAAACTGGATTGGAAATTATGGTGCCTTTATTTATAAAAGAAGGAGAAAAAATAATTATTAATACAACTGATGGAAAATATTCAGGTAGAGCATAATTTAATTTTCATTTTGGTATAATTAAAAAAAAGGAAAGATAAGTATGTACATTTCGATAGATTATAACGAAAAGGGAAACCTTGAAATTGAAGAAAAAGCAATTGAAAAAATGATAGAGTTTCATGTTATTAGTAATACAAAAGGAATAACTGATGTAAAAGCATCTTTTAGTTTACATCATGAAAATACTTTATTTATTTTGATTAAATTATTTGTAAAAAATAAAGAAGAATTAGAAATTAACGAAAAAGAACTTACTTCTAAAATTGAAAAATCAATTCAAAAAACATTTCTTTATAAACCAAAAAATGTAGCTTTTGCTTATATTAAAAAATAACTAGAGACTAGTTATTTTTTATTTTAAAAAAACTCAAACCATTATTAAACTAATTGATTTAATTTGATATAATTATTTAAATAAATTAATTCTATTTGTAGCAATGTAGTCTGGTTGGACTTTAAAAATAGCAAAAAATAGTGTATAATAATTAAGTCTTATAGGTAAAAATTAGGAGGAAATTAATATGGCTACACAAAAAAAAGTAAGTGGGAAAAAAAAGGAATTAACTAAACCAGGTTCAGAATATATTTGACAACCTTTTAGTCAAAAATCTTTAGCTTTAATTAATAAATATAATTTACAAACAGAAGAAAATTATAAAAAATTAATTTCTTCTTTTGATAGAATTCAATCATTACCAGATGATGATCCAAGAAGACCTAACCTTATTGAATTATGAGAAGGTGAATTTAATAGATTGTTTAAACACTTTTGACAAACTTTTGCAGCAAGTAGTAAAAGACAAGATAGTAGTGTTGCAGGTTGAAAAGAAAGATTAGATGTAAAAGTTGTGCCAAATACTCCTGATGCAAAACGTCAAGACTTGTTGTCAAGATTATCTGGTTCTGGTAGTACAGGTAGAAGTGCTCAAGAAGAAATTTTATCAAGAGCAGGATTTCAAAGTACTGTAACAACTGAACCGTTTAGTTTTAGAGCTCAA
It includes:
- the mnmA gene encoding tRNA 2-thiouridine(34) synthase MnmA gives rise to the protein MQNKKVIVGLSGGVDSSVAAALLKEQGYQVEGLFMRNWDSNLNNDILGNKLEEICPQEQDYLDAIKVAETLNIKLHRIDFVKEYWDYVFEYFLKEYQLGRTPNPDILCNKYIKFDKFLNFAINNLNADYIAMGHYAGVNYKNENNKYELIRAVDNNKDQTYFLCQLNQFQLSKTLFPLQSLEKSEVRNIAKKYNFITAEKKDSTGICFIGERYFTDFLQNYIPNQPGKIIDISNGNILGEHIGVMYYTIGQRKGLNLGGQKEPYYVAKKDIKNKILYVSKASEDKYLNSNSCIVKEFNFINEITEYFLENTFKCTAKFRYRQPDVNVTVKLLDKNTLQIFYNQEVRAVTEGQEAVLYLDNICLGGGVIDKVLT
- a CDS encoding DUF2779 domain-containing protein; this translates as MILKNVVKKEDFKKWFTSCNKEAWIFHDITNFEKALELKKQKVYEYFLKTEIDDGGFDTSSGFDPLELYSELLNKEDLSEEEEKQKETLLKTLESFEGIELSPMSAETILDGEAVGQAAREYFIEKLESENIKNKTNFKYFDFQQFGYELSANKTKEILLDSDYKLFFEPTFEVFSGKLRTRCDVLWKNQDNQFEIIEVKASTKEKKEHIFDLLYQYIVVSKNYNIKEVKLCLINNDYYRGLEHPLVLLENLEDLDSKVDYEKEVKPFLENDFEVENTNEPEDINYQILFNVKNRITKNKKTISFKTLFECILYSTNIEDILLDISNSFDNENILKNDLCGTYKIDYKNFDLKLEENKYCKHVVNWFDKTDYTLFNLPRFKQKAAKYFRQFDKLNLESLTFNDLTQLEKPSLKEYFNDDLKKIIIKTNTYLKNNKVLDPTDVIDLEKLDVLEEVLREYYDFPLYMYDFETSKWAIPKYNKTKSYQQIPFQFSIHILKDEDYDFNQPNKTMDHYNFIASSIEDPRPDFIKQFIIACFSKGPGRYVAYNKSFERMVLKDLMTAFPKYLKPLKYIYENTIDLMDFFKKPKSNWLIYHPDFRGSASIKTTQPTLDSSLSYKDLKINKGDKASSVFRRYADQTFSQEQWDQLYKNDMLLYCDRDTLAMVVVLQKIIEIVKEAKPDIVERIRKVKLNEV
- the dnaJ gene encoding molecular chaperone DnaJ; the protein is MAKRDYYEVLGVSKNASEDEIKKAYRKLAKKYHPDVNKNHDAEEKFKEATEACEVLLDPEKRKTYDQFGHDGLQGMGQGGFGDFGSFGDFFSNMSGSGGGTGDFFSDIFSSFFGGKSRSSGFGGSKNSSGPTPSRGKDIILEMHLTLKEILFGVDKEVELDLISKCKDCNGVGAKNKDDIKTCEVCDGAGMVTVVQEFGFTKFQSSQACPKCHGNGKENKHPCKNCQGNGVKKSKETIQISIPKGLSPGQKILLKNSGNEGKNGGPKGHIYADVYLKASRNIDIVNQFDIKSKIDVSYLDAILKNEVIIDTLDGPLSVKLPKSVKNGDVISVPNHGLYKGLKNSKRGELLLEVNIVTPNELSSEEKKAIDQLLKVNKFKTTNDLKE
- the fmt gene encoding methionyl-tRNA formyltransferase produces the protein MKYKVIFCGTPNIAVDVLKGLEKIDIEIVGVITQPDKFIGRKKEIKFSEVKQYSLEKKYKILQPIKIKDSYEEIKNLKADFLVTCAFGQFIPQNILDLFKNCINVHGSILPKYRGGSPIQYAIMNGDKQTGVTLMKMIKQMDAGEIYVTEKIDILDTDDSGSLFLKMGSLANKMIEKYLIDIFENKIQGVKQDETKASFAYNLSNQEEKIDWSKSNVEIINFIKSQSPSPIAFTFLNNERIKIKKARLIKEDEIFISLMKIFVPGEIINLDNEGIIVQTGDGILKVLELQRAGKKMGSAGLYNFSNSPFLPTSMFK
- the efp gene encoding elongation factor P, whose amino-acid sequence is MLVNDLRPGTTFLYEGNIFVVLDYSFSKSGRQQGKVTVKVKNLRTGARVELTFTGGDKVDKAMVEKKDMQYLYNDGNNCMLMNTETYDQVEIAANKLEWELKFLVEGTMVKMTEYEGEVLGITIPEKIELTITEAEPAVKGDTSSGAQKKAILETGLEIMVPLFIKEGEKIIINTTDGKYSGRA
- a CDS encoding MMB_0454 family protein, with translation MYISIDYNEKGNLEIEEKAIEKMIEFHVISNTKGITDVKASFSLHHENTLFILIKLFVKNKEELEINEKELTSKIEKSIQKTFLYKPKNVAFAYIKK